The following coding sequences are from one Triticum dicoccoides isolate Atlit2015 ecotype Zavitan chromosome 4A, WEW_v2.0, whole genome shotgun sequence window:
- the LOC119286686 gene encoding plant UBX domain-containing protein 11-like, with protein sequence MDITINSLTYKGSIPDAINQSRREKKLFVIYISGQDETSSSLEQSTLVDEHVAAVISRCCIFLQLKQGDVDALQFSAIYPQKSVPSISVVGLNGAMLWNHEGYISPEELKESIDKAWAALQLQETAATLLAASLASRMSEPANTASTTMPGEDGLSTSENHSNSSGQSSESSAVRGFANSTALVAQPPSSTSHAELLKTSKIPKSDSAPCNITAEEKLDSACQALLPDFPASSNVDSSTDPNQTGSTPSPKRKNMVDGNSTKVPSKPASSIPTRSTPQLPVEQDKATTSRAIEVTTDSAKTDDIQLAIRMPDGPSLQIKLTKEDVLRKVKTFVDENQDSGIGSYNLAMLYPRKVFTEQDLETTLYELGIETRQALVVVPNRQSVKVVRHQSSLPSSDLDRTGATDRSGGWGFLGAALSYVNPLSYLRGNPTPSNPDRLGNEGSQQYRPNSESQPLRSDGSQQTATHSSGNTLRRRPRQFGGNIHTLSSEEQDPSDNRNVFWNGNSTEFGGDEKK encoded by the exons ATGGACATCACAATCAATTCCTTGACGTACAAAGGTTCGATTCCAGATGCAATTAATCAATCAAGAAGGGAGAAAAAACTCTTTGTAATTTACATATCAG GTCAAGATGAAACCTCAAGTAGTTTGGAACAGTCTACATTGGTTGATGAACAT GTGGCTGCAGTGATAAGCAGATGTTGCATATTCTTGCAACTAAAACAAGGCGATGTTGACGCGCTTCAATTTTCAGCTATCT ATCCACAGAAGTCTGTCCCAAGTATATCTGTCGTTGGACTGAATGGTGCTATGCTATGGAATCATG AGGGGTATATTAGCCCAGAAGAGCTTAAGGAAAGCATTGATAAAGCTTGGGCTGCACTTCAACTGCAG GAGACAGCGGCAACCCTGTTAGCTGCATCACTTGCTTCAAGAATGTCTGAACCTGCGAATACTGCTTCGACAACTATGCCTGGTGAAGATGGTTTATCTACTTCAGAAAATCATTCCAATTCATCAGGTCAATCCTCAGAGTCTTCTGCAGTCCGTGGGTTTGCTAATTCTACTGCTTTGGTAGCACAACCACCTAGTAGCACAAGCCATGCT GAACTTCTCAAGACAAGTAAAATCCCAAAATCAGATTCAGCTCCATGCAACATAACCGCTGAGGAAAAGCTAGATTCAGCATGTCAGGCTCTGTTGCCAGATTTTCCAGCAAGCTCAAATGTGGACAGTTCCACAGATCCAAATCAGACAGGCAGTACACCTTCGCCAAAAAGGAAGAATATGGTGGATGGGAATAGCACTAAAGTTCCCTCCAAGCCAGCTTCTAGCATACCAACTAGGAGTACTCCACAGTTGCCTGTGGAACAAGATAAGGCAACTACTAGCAGAGCTATTGAAGTGACCACAGATTCTGCAAAGACAGATGATATTCAGCTGGCCATTCGTATGCCTGATGGACCTAGTCTGCAGATTAAACTGACAAAAGAAGATGTtttaaggaaggtgaagacttttgTGGATGAAAACCAAGATAGTGGGATTGGATCATATAATCTTGCAATGCTTTATCCTAGAAAAGTGTTCACGGAACAAG ATCTGGAAACCACATTGTATGAGCTGGGTATTGAAACCCGCCAGGCCCTTGTTGTCGTTCCAAATCGTCAATCTGTTAAAGTGGTAAGGCACCAATCGTCATTGCCATCCAGTGATCTGGATCGCACTGGGGCTACAGACAGGTCGGGTGGTTGGGGTTTTCTGGGGGCAGCGTTATCATACGTGAATCCATTGTCCTACTTGAGAGGAAATCCCACCCCATCAAATCCTGATCGACTGGGAAATGAAGGCTCGCAGCAGTACA GACCAAACTCTGAATCCCAACCTCTTCGTAGTGATGGAAGTCAACAAACAGCTACTCATAGCTCTGGAAATACCTTGAGAAGGCGGCCCCGACAGTTCGGTGGCAACATTCACACTCTAAGCAGTGAAGAACAAGATCCATCTGATAATAGAAATGTCTTCTGGAATGGGAATTCTACAGAGTTTGGAGGTGATGAAAAGAAATAG